ACCGCCACCTTCAACCGCCACTAAAAGCGAACTTAAGCTgttggatttttctagggttcttTGCCGTGACTCGTTCCGTCGTGTCTCGCACGATGTTCAAGTCACGGGAAAGTTGCCCTTACAGTACATGAAGGCTCTTTGTAACATCTATGATGATGATCAAGAAAAGGTTGAAAGTTTTGTTAATGGCGCATTCTTCAATTATAATACACAAGAACTCATGAATGGTGAAACATGTTCAACGGTGAAAGAGAAGATGCTACAGTTTGCTCCACCTATTTGGGAAGAttataataacaaagaaaaagaagaatgggATACGGAAGATCCAATCATATATAGGTTATTATGatcaataatattaaataaaataaattctgactgtttttttattaattttatataatttatattttaattttgtcttttctTTCTACAATATatgtagtatatatagaacacattattattattattattattattattattattattattattattattatgcttttttaattttttttcataaaaaacataGTAATCAAACTCCAATCTTTTAGATTAGCTTAATGATGTTATGTTGaaatagaatttagaatttagaatttagtatttaactatttaaggtttatgatttagaatttgttatttttgtttagattatattttattttaagtttaaagGTACTAACTTTTAGAGAAATTGATTTTGTATTTTGAATATAGAAGAGAAAAATTTGAGATATTaaatttagagtaaagtatcgtttttgtcctcaacgtttgtgataagtcctatttgtatccctaacgtttaaatcgtcttatttgtatccctaacgtttataaaagtgattcaatgttacccTACCattaattatactaacaaatccgattatatttttcaattattctcattttgatgtattcattctcaattaggtctcacttggatgtgttcgattttaatattatacccaatATTTGTGTTTCGATTAAATTATGTccatagaaaagtgaattatgtaaatgttgtaggaattagtttcaacttttaatGAGCTATTTTTTGAAGTGGATCATCAATTCTATCTCAGACATTTGTAttttaacttcaagaagagatttttaaaactcaaactaaagcgttcatgatgtaATTGATAGcaagataacattgaatcacttttataaacgttagggatacaaataggacgatttaaacattagagacacaaataggatttatcccaaacgttagggataaaaatgatactttactcttaaatttaaaattgtgtTTCTTATGTTCATTTAAATGGTTCTTAATATTTGGTTAGCCAGTTGTGCTCTTAATCGAAATTTTAATATTTGGATCCGGTAACCAGATGCTCATTCGTCATTTAATTTTGGctttttcatttaaataaaataattccaTTCCAAATTTACTTGATTTTTTTAGTCATTTTCGAAACATGAATACcatttttctaataatatataaatggtCACAAGATCTTGtggtttatataatatattaaccaCTTTACCATAGGACTTTATGCATGAATGGCTTGTGAAGAATAACAAGTTGCATTTCCTAATCTCAGCAGGGTGCCTCGATTTATGCTCAATTTGGCACACTCTCAGTACCAGCCACGATTTAACTCGTACAAATTAACTCCTACATATTTTGTTTCAAACACACCCAAAattctataaaaacaaaatatccaATTGCTTTATGATAATATACAACCATCAATTTAATCtgtctctattttattttgtttaagctTATGAATCAAATAGATGGAATTAACTATTTAATCAAATATTGGTgtaattgaataaaagaattcaTTCTCCCCTAATCAAGTGTTGAGAATTTAATCCTCACCTTAGTtacagaaaattttaaaattttagatcacTATCCCACTATTTAAAATGTTTATAAACCAGGGAGAGATTATATCCATTgagtgagaaaaaaaaagaatatttatcataattaaactattattagTTAGAGCTAAcacctttttattacttttaattgTGGTGTTCATACAAACAGAATATCATTAAAAATCCACTTTTTCTATAGATTTATTAGTTTAGCTAATGCAATCATACaaagaatgaaatgaaattacatagacatagcaaattacaacaCTTGCTATATGATTCAGAGGAGAGACTCAAGCTTGGCTTATTTAACAATCATATCAaaaaattcatctcatcaagTTCTTATGAACAAAGTTTCAACTATGATGATCATGAGCTATCTATATCTATACCTAACAAGGCTCATTGCCGGCACAAATTGCAACTGAACTATCAAATGCTTCTTGTTctgtgatattattattattattattattattatgacaagTTGAATATAGTTGGATTAATTGGCCCCTTAAGCTGCACTCCTCAACCTGTGACTTATATGTCTTTGACAATAAATCTCCACATTCTCCAATTACAGCTCTTTCTCCACTAACAACTCTAGCTAATTCTGAGATACAGACATCGGTTTGTTCTGCCTTTGGCATGAATCTTTGAATATTGAGAACAATTGTTTCCATCATCTTTGATGCTGAATTCAGGCTCTCCCCAACCTCCTTTACATCAACCTGTTTGGTAGAATACATTTTTCTTTAAACATAATAGAATAAACAAATAAAGCTTCATTTTGGTCATTTACTTTATAAGCATAGTTTATTTTAGTCCCTGACATTTCAGGATTAGCATTAGCATTTTGGTTCTTATTTCAATCATTTTAGTTCCATCATCACGGATCTCCTAAAATGTTAGCTTGCCAAATGTGCTTTTCAAACTGCCATGTCATAAGGAATTTGTTGAATCCGAAACATGCCATGCCACATGTCATTTAACACGACACCCAGTCGATTTGAACCGACCAAGTGCAGTTTCAGAACCAAAACACTGATTTTGAAATGTGAGTATTAAAATGAATCATGCTTACGAAGTCTTGACCAGAAAATTAGTAGATATGATAATAGGATTGAAGATCATACCCTAACATTCCCACCAAGTGGAAGTTGTACTGTGGCATTCAACAAAGCTTGAATTGCTTCAGAAATAGAGAGTGAATATTCTTCTTCCAAAGCAGACCACTCATCCAGATAGGGAATCTGCATTTATATAAAACAAAACAGGCAAATTATTGATACAGACATTGCTTTGTGGACAACTTCAATGAAAAATAAGCATTCAAAATTATTAGTAGCCTTACTTGCGCATCAAGAATTGTTGAGAGAGTCTTTGATCTCCGCAAAAGCTCCAGTTCTACGCGTTTCCGGTTTACAGAATCCCGCATTTCTGATATTTTCATCGCCTGAGAATATAGTACTCTCTGCAAGGATtaataaaacaacaaaaagaacCAGAACTGATTAAGTTGTACTGGATTGTCCAAAATTGTAACCTAAACAAAAAACAACCAAGAGAGCTCTCAATAGTTTAAGTTGTACTGGATTGTACAAAATTGTAacctaaataaaaaaacaaaaaagagagcTATCAATAGTTTAGTAAAATAACAAACACCCAACAAAGGTAACATGTCACTTATCTGACAACCATATCGAACTTTTTCAGAGTATAATTTGAAATAAGCTAAATTACAATGTCAAATGAATGAAGTCAGAGTCAGTTTACCCTAAAAAATTATCATCATTTGATCTAGAACTGTTATACACCGTGGAccaatcaagttttattttaCACTGGTGTGAGTTGTGATCAAGTTATATCTTCTTCCAAAGATTGTATTTATCAGAAGGTGCAGGGTTCTatctatatataaattacaaagATAAAATTACCAAGCTAGATGATTATGCATTTTCTTGCACTATATATAACCTTACCTCACTTTCTCTTTGCTGCACTTTCATGGCAGACACTGCTTTGGCATTGGCATATCTCCATTGCAGATAACGATTATACATCAGTCTCAAGGAATGCACATCCTCCTGATTACTAGACCCTTTCTTCCCTTTCCTTGTTTCTGCCACCGGTTTCGCGCTAGGGGGTACCGGAGGCAAACTCAGTCCTCCTGCCTTAACATGATTCAATTGATTTCCATACAGCTTGGACAGTGAAGGAGTTTGCTTCTCGCAACTAGACGGCCAAGTAATCGACCGATGGAAAGGCGAAGCATGTACTTTCGACTCAACATTACTACCACTATTGCTACTAATGCTACTACTCAAGACACTTCTACTGCCAATTTTTTCAGCCACTGACCTATTTGACACAGAAGGCAACATATCTACCTCAGAACACAACTCAGGAAGTGACTGAGTGCTGCAACTCACACCCGAATCGCTACGACAATCATCATCGGAGCACACCGATGAAGCATCCCCGGACACCGAGTTGGTTTCCATCCGAGGCCAACCAGAACCTGCATTGCCCTTTAGTGACATTCCACTGGCCTGAAGCAGTTTCGCAGCGGCCGAGGTGTTACCCCTGTGCTGCGGCGTGAGCCTATACCTTGAAGGCACAACAACTGTGGGGGTATCAGGCCTAGAAGGGGTGGCACCGAAACCACCATTCCCAATTCCAACTCCAATTCTTCCAGAACATGACCTTGAAGGGTCTCTTCCCACTCCATTATTGTTATTCTCCTTGAAAAGCTTCACAGCCCTTTGTTTCCTCTGAGTAGTAGTAGTGTTCCCCAAATTCCCTTTACACTGAGAAGTTGAATTACACCCAACTGGGAACGGGGTTCCTGCATCTGAATTATCAACAGGCCTGTGATTCTCATCAGAGGAATTCGAGGAATCAACTTCCGGTTGCTGGTGGTGCCGCCGCCTCGGCGCGGTTGAAGAAACCGCCGGAGACATGAACCTAGAGCTCACCTCCCGGACCCTAGGCCGGCGGTGGTTAGAAGGGGTCGGCGgcggtggaggaggaggaggggcaGATGCATCTGGAACGACAGTAGAAGCTTTGATTGTTGCAGAATCCATTGCAGAATTTGGGGCTCTACAAAACTACGTGGTTCTTGTGCTTGGATCAAGCAGAAACCCTAGAATGGGTGGTGTTCGGATTGGGGTAAATGGAGACTTTGAGGAAGAAGGAAGCCTGGGTGGATCGAAAGCAGAGGTTTTGAGTGAA
The sequence above is drawn from the Arachis hypogaea cultivar Tifrunner chromosome 4, arahy.Tifrunner.gnm2.J5K5, whole genome shotgun sequence genome and encodes:
- the LOC112796096 gene encoding protein ENDOSPERM DEFECTIVE 1, with product MDSATIKASTVVPDASAPPPPPPPPTPSNHRRPRVREVSSRFMSPAVSSTAPRRRHHQQPEVDSSNSSDENHRPVDNSDAGTPFPVGCNSTSQCKGNLGNTTTTQRKQRAVKLFKENNNNGVGRDPSRSCSGRIGVGIGNGGFGATPSRPDTPTVVVPSRYRLTPQHRGNTSAAAKLLQASGMSLKGNAGSGWPRMETNSVSGDASSVCSDDDCRSDSGVSCSTQSLPELCSEVDMLPSVSNRSVAEKIGSRSVLSSSISSNSGSNVESKVHASPFHRSITWPSSCEKQTPSLSKLYGNQLNHVKAGGLSLPPVPPSAKPVAETRKGKKGSSNQEDVHSLRLMYNRYLQWRYANAKAVSAMKVQQRESERVLYSQAMKISEMRDSVNRKRVELELLRRSKTLSTILDAQIPYLDEWSALEEEYSLSISEAIQALLNATVQLPLGGNVRVDVKEVGESLNSASKMMETIVLNIQRFMPKAEQTDVCISELARVVSGERAVIGECGDLLSKTYKSQVEECSLRGQLIQLYSTCHNNNNNNNNITEQEAFDSSVAICAGNEPC